The genomic region GGTGGTGATGCGCCCGGTCCAGCAGGTTCACGCGGGCGAGCGCCTCCAGGGCCCGCTGGCGCCGGTGGCGCGTGCGCGTGTACGTCAGCGGCAACTCCACGTTCTTGAGCGCCGTCGTCCGCCCCAGCAACTCGAACGACTGAAAGACGAAGCCGATCAACCGGCCGCGAATGTTCGCCAGCCGCGACTGTGACAGCTTCGAGACGTCCTGGCCGCGCAACCGATACGTGCCGCTGGTGAGCACATCCAGGCAGCCGAGGATGTTCATCAGCGTGCTCTTGCCGCTGCCGGAGTGGCCCATGATGGCGACATACTCGTTCTCGTGAATGGTGAGCGTGACGCCGCGCAGCGCCTGCACCAGCACCGTTCCGACCCGGTAGGTCTTGTGCAGGTCGATCAGCTCGATCACCGGCGGGCCGTTGTGTTCAGCGCCGGTCATGCTCACTCCTTGCTGCGCGCATGGGCGCCGGCGCTGGTCTCGGTCGCCGTGTCGACTTCGGTATTGTCATCCCCGTCCTCGGCCGGCTGGCTCGTTGCCACTGCCGTGGCCGTCACGGCCGGCTTCTCCTGGATCTTCAGCGGCGAGCCGTCCTTGAGCTGATCGAGGCTACGGTAGGGTCCGGTCACGATCTTGTCGGTCAGCGCCAGGCCCTTGGTGATCTCCACGCTGGTGGCGTCATTCACGCCTGTCTCGACGAGCACCGGGCGCGCCTTGCCATCCACCGCGCAGAAGATGAGCTTGATGTACTCCGCCAGGTTCTGGCGTGCCTCCGGCGCCGGCGTCTGCGCATCGAGCTCCTTGATGAGCGACTCGGGCAGGTCGCGCCGCTTCCGGTACACCACCGCCTGGATCGGCACGGTCAGGGCGTCCGCGCGCCGGGCGACCTCGAGCTCCACGTTGGCGGTCATGCCCGGCTTCACGCGCGGGTCCGACCCGGTGATCAGCACGAGCGTCTCGAAGGTGACCACGTCGCGGCCGGCCGGCTTCGTGCCCTTGGTACCCACGCGCAGCACGCTGCCGGCCACGCTCCGCCGGGTGTCGGATTGCAGGTAAATCCGCGCGGTCTGGTCCGGCGCAACCAGCGGCGCATCGGCCTCGTCCACGCGGCAGCGCACCTGCATCTTCGACAGGTCGCTGATGACCATGATGCGCGTGCCGGGGTTGTTCATCGTGCCGGTGATCACCACCTCGCCCTGTTTGGCGAAGCGCTGGGCAATGACGCCGTCAATCGGGGCCGTGATGACCGTCTTGGCCAGGTCCTCGCGCGCCGACTGCAGCCCGGCCTCCGCCTCGATCAGCTCCTGCTTGCGCATCTCGACCGCCGCCTGGGCACTGATCAGTGCCGTGCGGTAATTGGCGACTTCCATTGGCGATGTCGCCTGCGTCTCGCGCAGCCGCTGCTGCTGCTCCCAGTCACGCTCGGCGCGCTCCAGGTCGGCCTCGGACTGCTTAATGAGCGCGTGCAGCTTTCCCACGTTCGCCTCGCACGACAGCACGCGCGCCCGGTACGCCGCATCGTCCAGCCGGCACAGCAGGTCACCGGCATGCACCGCGTCGCCCTCCTCGACCGGCATCTCCAGGATTTTGCCCATGACCTCGGAGCTGATATCCACCTCGGAGAACGCTTCGACCTCACCCGGCGCCTGTACCGTCCGGATGATGTCGCGCTGCTCCGGGAGGGCCGCATCGACCTGTACCTCCAGCTCGCGCGCCACGTGCAGCAGGCTCTTGCCATCCTGCGTGCGCGTGTAGTCGTTGAGCATGTAGATCCCGCCCACGACCGCACCCAGCACCACGATGCCGATGATTGTTTTCATCTGCCTCTCCGATTCACGCGGCTGGCGTTCCCCCAGGCGGCCCCGCCGGCACCAGCGCGGCCGCGAGCCCGGCCCGCGCGCCGGCCGCAACCAGCCACGCCAATCCACACATCAGCCAGGCGCGCCACCCCGGCAACTGGGCGGTGGCGTGGAGCCCGACGAGCGCCACCAGCCAGTACCAGATCACGAAGGGGTCCAGCGCCCGCAACGCCCCGGTCGCGGCTCCCAGGGCCGCCGGGCTGGCGCGCAGAAAATCCGGCCACAGTTGCACCAGGGGGGCAAGCGACGTGTCCACCGCCAGCGTCCGGTAATGCAGCATGAGCACGAGCTGGAGCACCAGCCGCGCCACGTCGATGAAGCCAGCGTACACCACGATGGTCAGGAGTGTATGCCACTCGGGCTTGCGGCCGGTCAGCGCCACCACGCCGTACAGCGTTGCGGCGATCAGCAAGGTCGCGCTGAGCGCCTTCGCCGGCTCGGCGACGACTACCCGCATCCTGGTCAGCAGCTTCTGGAATTCGCCCTGCTTGATCTCCTGCTCGTACAGCTCGCGCAGGGTCGAACGCTCGACGACGTCGCGCTGCATGGCATCGATCCGGGCGATGGAGTCGCGCACCTGCTGGTCGATCTCGCGGTCGATCAGGCCTGTCTCAACTGTCGCGTAGCCGATCAGCGTGACGACCGTCAGGAGAATCAGCAGGGGCCAGCGCCACGCGGGGACATCCTCGACCCGCGCAAACAGCCGCCGCGGCGCCACCCACACGAGCGGAATGTCGCGGATGCTGACAGTGCGACGCGCTACGGTCTCGATGATCTCGGCCAAACCGGTGTCCTCGTCCGGGCCGGGCCCCACGTCGTGCCGTTGCGACGTTGCCGCTGTCTCACCCTGGCACGGGGCCATTATAGATCGTCAGCGGCGCCACACGGGGGTATTCGACGGTGACTCCGCCGTATTACGCCTCCGCCGACAATTTCCGACAGCCGACGGGCCGGGGAGTTGCCCCGGCCCGCATGCCGGCGTGGAGGACACCGGCTCGGTCCCCGGCCTGCGCGTCGTTTGAGTGCGACGCAATCGCTCGGTAAGATGCCGCGCGCGGACGCGCTGCGTCGGTCCGTGGGCGCAGGCCGGCCACTTCCGGCGCAGCGGCCCATTGAGGTATACGGCGAACGGCCCCGCGACCCGCACCGCCGGACGCGGTTTTCGAGGACGTGGCATGTCCGACAGCCGGCCGACCGGCGAGAAGCAGCAGGCCGCGGCGGATGAACTGGTGCCGCTGGTGTACCACGAGCTGCGGGCGCTGGCGCACCGCTACTTCCGTAACCAACGCGCCGACTTGACCTTACGTCCGACGGACGTGGTCGACGAGGCGTGTCTGCACCTCATCGAACACACGCGCGGGCAGTACCAGAGCCCCGAACACTTCCGGGCCGTCGCCACCCGGAAGATCTGGCAGGTGCTCATCGATCATCTGCGCAAACGCCGGGCGCGCAAGCGCGGCGGCCCGCAGCGTGCCGGAGGCGCGGCGGGGCGCGAGCCGGCGGCGGCCTGGCAGCGCGTCGCACTGGATACGCTGGCGGTCGCATGGCATGATCGCAGCATCGACCTGCTCGATCTGGCCGGCGCGCTGGAGGAGCTGGGGGCGGCGTATCCGCGTCCGCGCGAGGTGGTCATGCTGCACTGGTTTGGGGGCCTGACGTACGCGGATGTCGCCGGCCAGCTTGGCGTCAGCGCGAGCACCGTCGAGAAGGACTTCCGGTTTGCACTCGCGTGGCTGAACCGTCGCCTGGCGGGAGCGCGGGAACATGCCGGCTGAGTTTCACCTCCTGGTGCAGCAGGTCCTCGAGGCGGCGGTGCGTCTCGCGCCCGCCGACCGCGGCCTTTTCATCGAGCGCGCCTGCGCCGGCAACCAGCGCCTGCGCGACGAAGTCTGCTCGCTGCTGCCGCATTACGAGCAGGTGCGCGACTTCGAGCCGCGCCGGCCGGAGGGTGCGACGTGGCGCATGCCCGGTACGACGACCTTCTCACGCGCCGGCGACGAAGCGGCGGCCGACGCCGAGCAGGAGCCGGAGCCGCCCTTCATGGTGGGGCGCTACACGGTCCTGAGCATCATCGGGCGCGGCGGCATGGGCGTGGTCTATCGCGCGCTCGACGCAACGCGCCCGGGGTTCTTCGCGGCCGTCAAGCTTCTGGCGGCCGGGCTGGCCACGCCGCAGGATCGCTCGCGTTTTCGCATGGAGGAGGAGATCCTGCATCGTCTGTGCCATCCCGGGATCGCGCGCTTCCTCGATTGCGGCGAGTGGCACACCCGGCAGCGCGTGCGGCCGTACTTCGTCATGGAATACATCGAGGGCCAATCGCTGCTGAAGTACGCCGCCGCCCGCGGCCTGGACGTGCGCCAGCGGCTGGGGTTGCTGGTACAGGTGTGCGCGGCCGTCGAGTTCGCGCACCGGCGCGGCATCGTGCATCGTGACCTGAAGCCCGACAACATCCTTGTTGAGCCGTCCGGCCAGCCCAAGGTGCTGGACTTCGGGCTCGCCCAGTTCGTCGCTGCACAGCCGACCGCACGCGGCGCCGAGGTTCCGCAGTTTGCGGGCACCCCGCGCTACGCCAGCCCGGAGCAGTTGACCGGGCGTGTCGCTGAGCTTACGCCGCGTTCCGACGTGTACACGTTGGGGCTGGTCGCGCACGAATTGCTGACGGGGACGCTGCCGGCTCCGACCACGGGCGATGCGCCCGTGAACCTCGCGGCCGTTCGAGCTGAGCCGGGCATCGATGCCACGGAATCCAGCTTCATGGCGCGCCTGGCCGAGGTCCTGCGCGTCGCTCTGCGCCGGGATGCCGAGGCACGCTACGCGACCGCGGGTAGTTTCGGCGCGCAGTTGGAGCAACTGCTCGCCGAAGGCACGCCGGTGTCGCCGTGGGCGGCATTCAAGAGCCGCCTGGCACGGTTGTTCGCGCGGCCGGCCCCGCCGGAGGACGCCGCGAGCCGGCCTCTGGCGGCGGTCCTGCGCAAACGGGTAGCACTGGCCATGAAATCAGCGGAGGAGCCGGCGTCCACTCCGGAGCGTGCAGACGACGACCCGCCACCCGGCCCCTCGGCTGCGCAGGATAAGGGTGATGAGCGGACGTAACGCTTCGACGGCTGACGCTTGCCTCGTTCCATCCCTGGAAGCGCGGGGAGCACTGTCAGGCACGCGTCCCGCACGAAAGGCGAGCCCAGCCGCATGATCAACCTGGATGCGTATGCGGGTCCCGCGGCCGGCCTGGCAACCTCCGTCCTGTGGTCGTTCACGACGTTGTTCTTCACGGCGGCGAGCCGACGTCTGGGCGCGACCAAGGTCAACGCGCTGCGTATTCTCCTGGCGATGTGCTGGTTGACGCTGCTGCATCGGCTGCTCAGCGGCGTTTGGGTGCCCGCGGCCAGTCACCACCAGCTCGTGCTGCTGGCCCTGTCGGGGCTGGTCGGCTTGAGCCTGGGTGACTGGGCGCTGTTTACGGCGTACGTCAGCATTGGCCCACGCCTCACGGCGCTGCTCTCCACCACGGCCCCGATCTTCGCCGCCCTGTTCGCCTGGCTCACGCTGGGTGAGACGTTGAGCGGTCTGTCGTGGCTGGGCATGGTCGTGACCATTGCCGGCGTGGCTTGGGTGGTGTTCGAACGGCCGGCACGCGGCGCATACGTCATGCCGGCGCGCTGGGGCAGCGGCGTAATCCTGGCGGTGCTGGCGGCCGCGTGCCAGGCGGGGGGGTACCTGTTGAGCAAGGCCGGCATGGGGCACGGCTGGCTGCCAGAGGCGGCACGCATGGCCCCGCTGGACGCGACACTCATCCGCATGGTCTTCGCCGCGGTCTTCGTTCTGCCGATGCTGTTGTGGCTGGCTGCGCGGCGGAGAACCGGCCCGCCGCCGGGGATGATCCAGACCGACCGCGCGGCGCGCCGGGCCGGCTATCTGTTCATGGTGGGCGGATCGATCGTCGGACCGACCCTGGGAATCTGGATGTCCCTGATCGCCGCGGACAAGGCGCCGCTCGCGGTGGCGCAGACGCTGTGCTCGCTGTCGCCGGTCTTCATCCTGCCGCTCGTGATGTGGATTCACAGGGAGCGTGTGAGCGTGCGGGCGGCGCTCGGGGCCCTCATTGCGGTGGGCGGGGTGGTGCTGTTGTCTTTGGCCGCGGCACATGGCGGCCGCCCCTGACCGTCAACCAGCCGCGCGTCCGCACCAGAAAGACAGCACCAGCAACGCGAATACCACGGTCGTGATGACCACGTACGTCCGTTCGCGCAGGTAGGCAAACCCGACGGTGGATGCGGCCACGCGCGCCACGGGCGTGGCAACCAATAGCAGCAAGCCGACGACCACGACCGCCTGACCGCGCAGTTGGCGCAGCCCATGCACAACTTGCGTAAGCGTGCGCGGAAACGCGGCCCCCGGTTTCGTGAGCCGCGCCAGCTCAGATGGCGACGTCAGATAGTCGGGGTGGTGTACGAAGCTCAGCAGCGTGCCAGCGACAATGATCGCCAAGCTCGTCACGACACCGACGCGCAGGATCTTGCTGATCATGAGCTCGACGCGGCGGAGTCGCTTGGCGTAGTCGGCCGCGGTGCGATCCTCGTTCATGCCCACGTAACACCTCTCCACAACATCTCCAGTGCCACGCAAAGCAGAACCGCGATGAAGAGCCAGCGCACGGCGCGACGCTGCAGGCGACCGAGCAGCCGGGCGCCGGCCGTAGCGCCGAGCAGCACGCCCGCCGCCACCGGTGCCGTGACGAACGGATCGATATCGCCGCGGGCGAAGTACACGCCCGCACTGGCCGCGGCGGTCACGCCGATCATGAAGTTGCTCGTGCCAGTCGAGACCTTGATCGGCAGGCGCATGGCGAGGTCGAGGGCCGGCACCTTGAGCACGCCGGAGCCGATGCCGAGCAGGCCGCTGACGGCGCCGGCGACGTACATGAGCAGCAACCCGAGCCTCGTGCGCGTGACCTGATACGTGACGGTCGTGTCCTGGGCGGCGTCGAAGTACGAGCCGTGCAGCCGCAGGCGGTCGGCGAGCGGATCGGGCGGAATCGCGCCGGGCGTGCGGGCGTGATGATGGCGGATCATTTCAAGCGCCGAGTAGCCCATCAGCACGCCGAAGATGATGAACAGCCAGCGCCCGCCGATGATGCCGGCGAGGAACGCGCCGCTCAGGGCGCCGCTGGTGGTGGCGATCTCCAGGAGCAACGCCACCCGCAGATTCGTCATGCGCTCGCGCACATATGCCGCCGCGGCGCCGCTGGACGTGGCGATGACGGAGACGATGGACGCGCCGATCGCGTAGCGGATGTCGATCCCCAGGAGCAGCGTGAGCGCGGGCACGACGATAATGCCACCGCCCAGGCCGAGCAGCGCGCCCAGAACTCCCGCGACAATGGCGATCCCGAAAGCGGCCAGCGTGAGTTCGAGGGGCGTCACATCATGATCTATAGTCCGCCGCGCGGGCTGTGACAACACCCGGCGTCAGGGTCGCCCGATGCGGCGGCTGGGCCCCATTGGTGGGACGCCGAAAATGGTGCCCTCCGCCGTGAGCCGCTGCTGCGGATGGCGGCGCATTTCCTCGATGGTGGGGGGAATGCCGGTGGTCGTTACTTGCCGCTCGTAGAACTCGCAGACGGTGTTGACGGCGACCTGCGGATCGTCGGTCACGGTGAAGAGATGCAGGTCCTCGGGCGAAATTGTGGCGTGTCTC from Phycisphaerae bacterium harbors:
- a CDS encoding ABC transporter ATP-binding protein, with translation MIELIDLHKTYRVGTVLVQALRGVTLTIHENEYVAIMGHSGSGKSTLMNILGCLDVLTSGTYRLRGQDVSKLSQSRLANIRGRLIGFVFQSFELLGRTTALKNVELPLTYTRTRHRRQRALEALARVNLLDRAHHHPNQLSGGQKQRVALARALAQQPALILADEPTGNLDSATGEEIMSVFDRLHDEGQTIIVVTHEDDIARHCRRIVRLKDGRIIEDMVKPAARPAPTAVVTA
- a CDS encoding sulfite exporter TauE/SafE family protein; this encodes MTPLELTLAAFGIAIVAGVLGALLGLGGGIIVVPALTLLLGIDIRYAIGASIVSVIATSSGAAAAYVRERMTNLRVALLLEIATTSGALSGAFLAGIIGGRWLFIIFGVLMGYSALEMIRHHHARTPGAIPPDPLADRLRLHGSYFDAAQDTTVTYQVTRTRLGLLLMYVAGAVSGLLGIGSGVLKVPALDLAMRLPIKVSTGTSNFMIGVTAAASAGVYFARGDIDPFVTAPVAAGVLLGATAGARLLGRLQRRAVRWLFIAVLLCVALEMLWRGVTWA
- a CDS encoding DMT family transporter is translated as MINLDAYAGPAAGLATSVLWSFTTLFFTAASRRLGATKVNALRILLAMCWLTLLHRLLSGVWVPAASHHQLVLLALSGLVGLSLGDWALFTAYVSIGPRLTALLSTTAPIFAALFAWLTLGETLSGLSWLGMVVTIAGVAWVVFERPARGAYVMPARWGSGVILAVLAAACQAGGYLLSKAGMGHGWLPEAARMAPLDATLIRMVFAAVFVLPMLLWLAARRRTGPPPGMIQTDRAARRAGYLFMVGGSIVGPTLGIWMSLIAADKAPLAVAQTLCSLSPVFILPLVMWIHRERVSVRAALGALIAVGGVVLLSLAAAHGGRP
- a CDS encoding protein kinase, translated to MPAEFHLLVQQVLEAAVRLAPADRGLFIERACAGNQRLRDEVCSLLPHYEQVRDFEPRRPEGATWRMPGTTTFSRAGDEAAADAEQEPEPPFMVGRYTVLSIIGRGGMGVVYRALDATRPGFFAAVKLLAAGLATPQDRSRFRMEEEILHRLCHPGIARFLDCGEWHTRQRVRPYFVMEYIEGQSLLKYAAARGLDVRQRLGLLVQVCAAVEFAHRRGIVHRDLKPDNILVEPSGQPKVLDFGLAQFVAAQPTARGAEVPQFAGTPRYASPEQLTGRVAELTPRSDVYTLGLVAHELLTGTLPAPTTGDAPVNLAAVRAEPGIDATESSFMARLAEVLRVALRRDAEARYATAGSFGAQLEQLLAEGTPVSPWAAFKSRLARLFARPAPPEDAASRPLAAVLRKRVALAMKSAEEPASTPERADDDPPPGPSAAQDKGDERT
- a CDS encoding efflux RND transporter periplasmic adaptor subunit → MKTIIGIVVLGAVVGGIYMLNDYTRTQDGKSLLHVARELEVQVDAALPEQRDIIRTVQAPGEVEAFSEVDISSEVMGKILEMPVEEGDAVHAGDLLCRLDDAAYRARVLSCEANVGKLHALIKQSEADLERAERDWEQQQRLRETQATSPMEVANYRTALISAQAAVEMRKQELIEAEAGLQSAREDLAKTVITAPIDGVIAQRFAKQGEVVITGTMNNPGTRIMVISDLSKMQVRCRVDEADAPLVAPDQTARIYLQSDTRRSVAGSVLRVGTKGTKPAGRDVVTFETLVLITGSDPRVKPGMTANVELEVARRADALTVPIQAVVYRKRRDLPESLIKELDAQTPAPEARQNLAEYIKLIFCAVDGKARPVLVETGVNDATSVEITKGLALTDKIVTGPYRSLDQLKDGSPLKIQEKPAVTATAVATSQPAEDGDDNTEVDTATETSAGAHARSKE
- a CDS encoding YIP1 family protein encodes the protein MAPCQGETAATSQRHDVGPGPDEDTGLAEIIETVARRTVSIRDIPLVWVAPRRLFARVEDVPAWRWPLLILLTVVTLIGYATVETGLIDREIDQQVRDSIARIDAMQRDVVERSTLRELYEQEIKQGEFQKLLTRMRVVVAEPAKALSATLLIAATLYGVVALTGRKPEWHTLLTIVVYAGFIDVARLVLQLVLMLHYRTLAVDTSLAPLVQLWPDFLRASPAALGAATGALRALDPFVIWYWLVALVGLHATAQLPGWRAWLMCGLAWLVAAGARAGLAAALVPAGPPGGTPAA
- a CDS encoding sigma-70 family RNA polymerase sigma factor, whose translation is MSDSRPTGEKQQAAADELVPLVYHELRALAHRYFRNQRADLTLRPTDVVDEACLHLIEHTRGQYQSPEHFRAVATRKIWQVLIDHLRKRRARKRGGPQRAGGAAGREPAAAWQRVALDTLAVAWHDRSIDLLDLAGALEELGAAYPRPREVVMLHWFGGLTYADVAGQLGVSASTVEKDFRFALAWLNRRLAGAREHAG
- a CDS encoding DUF1634 domain-containing protein, producing the protein MNEDRTAADYAKRLRRVELMISKILRVGVVTSLAIIVAGTLLSFVHHPDYLTSPSELARLTKPGAAFPRTLTQVVHGLRQLRGQAVVVVGLLLLVATPVARVAASTVGFAYLRERTYVVITTVVFALLVLSFWCGRAAG